Within the Bacteroidetes bacterium SB0662_bin_6 genome, the region ACTTCGATACGCCCATGGAAGAAACCATGGAGGCATTCCACCGGCTGATTCAGAAGGGCAAGGTGCGCACGATCGGCGCGAGCAACGTGTGGCTCTGGCGCATTGCCGAGGCGGGCAAGCTGGCCGAGGAACGGGGCTGGACACCGTATCAGGCCGTGGAGCAGCGCTTTACCTATCTGCGTCCTCGTCATGGCGCCGATTTCGGTCCGCAAATCTTCGTGACCGAAGACATGAAGCGGTATTGCCGCCATCACGGGATTACGCTCATCGGGTATTCCGTGCTGTTGCAGGGGGCCTACACGCGGGATGACCGGCCTGTCCCCGCCCAGTTTGCCGGGCCGGAATCGGACGAGCGCCTTGCAGCGCTCCGGAGCGTCGCCGCGGAAGTAGACGCCACCCCGAACCAGGTGCTTATCGCCTGGATGCTCCGAAACGAAATTCTCCCGCTCTTCGGCGGCAGCCGGGTCGAGCAACTGGAGGAAAATCTGGGCGCCGTGGACGTGCAGTTGTCCGACGATCAGATGGATGTGCTGAACACGGCCGGCAATCCTGACGTCAAGAAAGCATGGTTGCGATAAGAATATGACTGGAGTAGCCGTAGCCGGCTCCGGATTCATCGGCCCCGTACATGTCGAGGCCCTCCGGCGACTGGAAAATGTTCATGTGACGGGCATTCTCGGGAGCAGCCCGGAACGCTCCGAGCAGGCCCGCCTCGCCATGGGCTTGCCGCGGGCCTATGCAAGCCTCGACGAAGTGCTTGCCGATCCGGAGGTGCAGTCTGTGCATCTTGCCTTGCCGAATGTGTTGCATTACGAATATTCCATGCGCGCGCTCGAAGCCGGCAAGCATGTGATGTGCGAGAAGCCGCTCGCCATGAATGCGGGGGAATCGGCGGCACTGGT harbors:
- a CDS encoding aldo/keto reductase, translated to MKTWKLGHSDVEVSALSYGTDLIGSRIDRETSFTLFDLFYDRGGTFLDTANFYSSWVEGCSGGESETTIGQWMKERGVRDKIQISSKLGFDYPGSDGGLSADEIERECEKSLARLQTDYIDVYYAHRDDFDTPMEETMEAFHRLIQKGKVRTIGASNVWLWRIAEAGKLAEERGWTPYQAVEQRFTYLRPRHGADFGPQIFVTEDMKRYCRHHGITLIGYSVLLQGAYTRDDRPVPAQFAGPESDERLAALRSVAAEVDATPNQVLIAWMLRNEILPLFGGSRVEQLEENLGAVDVQLSDDQMDVLNTAGNPDVKKAWLR